The nucleotide window TCTCCTCACAAACGTGCGACCGGCGAATGGACGTGCACTACCAGCGCGCCAACGCGCGCGCTGGTCGCTCCTATGCATTACCTATGGGTCAGTTCTTAGCCTTCGGCATCTGCGACACGAGCGACAGCCCGATGTCCATCCCTTCGACCTGGAAGTGCGGCACGATAAACAGCTTGATGCGGAAGAAGCCCGGATTGTCCTCGATGTCTTCGACCGTTACCGTAGCCTCGCGCAACGGATGCGATGCCTGCAATTCATCGCCGGGATCTTTCATCTCGGTCACAAGACCCTTGACCCAATTATTCAGCTCGAGCTCGAGCAACCGACGATCTTTGGTCGTACCGATGTTTTCGCGCTGAATGAGCTTTAGATAGTGCGCGATGCGGGACAACAGGAAGATGTACGGCAATCGCGCATTGATACGACTGTTCGCCGTCGCCTCCTTCGTTTCGTAGATCGCGGGCCTTTGCGCCGAGTTTGCCGAGAAGAAGCACGCGAAGTCGTGGTTCTTATAGAACGACAGCGGGATAAATCCGAGATCGGCGAACTCGAACTCGCGCGTCTCCGGAATCAGCACTTCAGTCGGAATCTTCGGCTGAGAGCCGGTACCGAGGTCATACAGATGCACCGGTAGGTCTTCCACCTTACCCCCGGCCTGCGGGCCGCGAATCTGCACGCACCACCCGTTATTGACGAAGCTACGCACCATATTCACGGCGAAAGCGAACGACGCATTGACCCACAAATAACGATCGTGGTCCGGGCCTTTGACCGCTTCTTCATAGTTGAACGTGCGTACCGGCGTCGTATCTTTCCCGTACGGCAAACGTCCGAGCACACGCGGCATGGTCAGCCCGACGTAGCGCGCATCGTCGGTGTTGCGGAAGCTCTTCCATTTGATGTACTCCGCGCGATCGAAGTAGTTGCCGATATCCTGAATTGCGGCGACCTCTTCCATCGTTCTCTTGCCGAAGAACGCTGGTCCGACCGACCCGATGAACGGCATATGTGCCGCCGCCGCGACTTTGGAAATGTTGCGCAACAGAGCGACATCCTGCGGCGAGTTCGCAAATTCGAAATCGCTGATCATCGCGCTCACAGGCTGGCCACCCGGTGTGTCGTATTCCTCGATGTACGTGAGACGATACAGGCCGCTCTGAATGAGCTCAGGCGTGTCTTCGAAGTCGCGCGTCAAAGCGTCCTTGGACACGTCGAGCACTTCGATCTTCGCGTTCTTGCGGAAGTCCGTGCGCGATACAAGCATCTTGAGCCCACGCCAACGCCCTTCCAGCGCCTGGAAATCGGGATGATGCATTACCGCGTCCAATTGACGGCTAATTTTTCTGTCGATCTGGCCAATATGGAAGTCGAGCAGCGATTTGTCGAGCCGGTCGACTGGATGGCTCGCGTTGCTGATCAAATCGAGGAATGCACTCATGCCTCGCGCAATCCGCTCGTCAGCCGAGGCTTCCGAAAGCATGTCGCTGTCGCGAAACGCCTCGAGCGGACGAGCTTCGCTAACCGGCTTCAGGTTGATCTTGCTGCACAGCGATGCATACAAGCTGTCGCTTGCAGCAGAGGGGTCGAAATGCGAGCCCTCAAGGACGACAGTTTCAGTTGCCCCGTGCCGGGTTTCGTTCTGTTGGTTCATCTCGTTGTCTGCCTGCGTTCGTGTCGCCAAATGGTTGCGGAATACGGTAAGCGCGCGTTTTGCCTCGCTGCGCTTACGCATGCGCTTCCTGCTGCGTGGCCGCGCTGCCGATCTGCGCCAGCTCGTGGCGTAGTCGTTCCGACAGATGTCGGTCCTTCAGGATCTTTTCGAACTCGCGACGGAACGTGCCGTTGTCAAGTAAGTTCGATTTAAGATCGCGCAGCAGATTGCGCATAGCCAACAGCGCCTGCAGTTCCGGAATCCGCCGCGCGACCTGCTCGGGCTCGAAGTCCCGCATTGACCGGAACGCGAGATGCACCGGCAACTCGGACCCGTCGTCGGCGAGGGTGTTCGGTGCAGCGGTCTTGAGGTCTGGCGCGTAGTCGGCCAGCACTGCATCGAAATTGTTCTTGTCGATATTGACCTTCTTGCGCTCGGCGAGTGGCGCCTGCTCTCGCCCCGCGCTGAAATCGCCTGCCACTAGAAGCTTTAGCGGTAACTCGACCTTCTTCCGGGCTCCACCCGTATGCAGGTCCAACGTAATCGAGACGCGACTCTTCGGAATTTCGCGCTGGAAGCTGTCCATCTGTATCCGCTCCAATCTATTTAGATAAATTAACCCCGCCGAACCTACCCGGCTTTGCTCGGCGATCCGCGCAGGACGATGTGAATACTTGCCCCAGTCATTTAAATAAACGGGGATCTTTTTACTACTGTGCGTTGATTATGTTCTCACGAAAAACAAACGAATAACCATCTCATAAATACCATTGACAAATATTTGCAAAATCCGTCCTAAGGCGCCCAGTCCCATTCTTATGCAGCAGCGCCGCCAGATAAGGGATACATGGGACTTTTCGCAATCGAAACATATGCGCCCGTCAGTCGATTTGACATTTCCTGAATATCTTTAAATAACTTAAATGAACAAAAAAATCGTTTGCCATTGGATTTGATCATCGCGTACACTTCGCTCTCACGATTACGAATCCGATACTCAAGGTTTGCAGGTTTAATTGCTTTATTCAGTTGACGCTTTTGTATGTGTGCTCTGATGCCCACGCGTCTCCTCGTTGCGATCTGATCGTCGCTATTCAATTCTTTAAACCGTTTTTTCGCTACACCTATGCGGATCGATAAACCGCTTTGGCATGAAGGCCTGATCCTCACGCAACAGCACTTTCAACAGCACGAACGTTGGGCTGAATTCTCGCTGCGTCAGGTCACAACGGCGTCGCTCGTGCAGCCGTGGGGAACGCTTGGCGTCCATATCGACGAAGAAGCGCTCTCAGCGAGTCGCCTCAAGCTCACGCAACTAAAATTGCGCTTTCCGGATGGCACACCGTTCGACTCGACCGTCGCGGATGCGTTGCCGCCTGCGCGCAATCTGTCACAGGGATTACCGGTCGATCTGCAGAGCGTCGTTGTGCTGGCAGCGCTGCCGCTTGCCAATGCGAATGGCAATAACTGCCGCTTCGATGAAGACTCTCTCGCGCGGCCGCGCCGGGCGTTTCGAGAATTCGTGCAGGTCGCGGACCTCAACGGCACGGGCGAAGCGGAGATCGCTGCCGAGCGCCACGCGGTGCGACTGCTATTTGACTTCGAACCAAACGAAGACGACACGGTATGCGCGATCGCCCGCCTCACGCGCTCGAGCAGTGGCGAGTTCAAGCTCGATCACCGCTACGTACCTCCTTGCCTGACGTTGGCCAGCCATCCGCTGCATATCGAGCGGATCAATCGCCTGGCGGACATTCTGCTGGCGAAGAGCGTCGCACTCGGAGCACGCCGCGGCGAACGTATCGAACAGGTTACCGAGTACGGCGTGGCGGACGTGCAACTCTTCTGGCTCCTGCACTGTATTCATACGGCGTGGCCACAACTGCAGTTTTTCGCGTCTCACCCGTCGCAGCCGCCCGAGCGGCTCTACACGGTACTCGCTCAACTCACCGCCGCGTTGATGACGTTTTCGACAGGCGCGCAACTGACGGACATCCCGACTTACGATCACGCGCATGCCGGCGATGTTTTCGCGCGGCTCGAAACGAAGATCCGTGAGTTGCTCGACGCGATCATTCCGTCGCGCGTCGTGTCCATTGCGCTGACGCAAAAAAGCGCGACAACCTGGACCGGTCTTTTCGCCGACGAACGCATCGCGACCGGCACGGCGGACTGGTATTTGTCCGTCAGCGCATCGTTGTCGCCGTTTGAACTTGTCGAGCAATTCGCGCGACTGTGCAAGATCGGCGCACCCGACGATGTCAGGCAAATCGTGAATTCGGCACTCACAGGCATTCCGCTGAAGCCGGTACAGCGCGTGCCATCCGCGATTCCAGTGCGTCTCGACAACCACTATTTTGCGCTGGACGCTGACGATCCCGCACACGCGCGCATGCTTGCTGCGCGCGCTTGCCAGATCTATTTGCCCGCATCGATCCCCGATGCAACGCTTCAACTCCACGCGGTGCTGCGGTCATGAATCTTTTCGGCGTCTCCCCTTTTTCAAGACTGGTTGACTACTCGGCGGATGCGGGTCGCGCATCCTCGCAATGCATGCGTGGTCTCCTGCGCGATACCGCACTGGCCGTCACCCAGCTCTCGGCGAACCAGACGCCGACTACCTACAGGTTGCTTCGCGATCGCGCTGGGGAACTGGTCACGCAGTTTGCTGCCGCGCTCGAGCGTCACGGTTATCCGCGTGATGTGCGCGAGGACGCGGTCATCGCTCAATGCGGACTGCTCGATGAGACGGCACTGCGCCATCTCTCCGGCGATGACCTATCACAGTGGGACGCACATCCGCTGCAAATCGTGCATACCGGTCGGCACGATGCGGGTGAAAGCGTATTCGAACGACTCGAGCAACGGATGATCGAGGCGTCGCCCAACGTCGACCTGCTTGAATACTATGAATCGATCCTCGCGTTGGGATTTGTCGGCCGATATGCGTCGCTTTCATGGAACACGCCCGAAGGCGACGGCGCTGCAAAACGTGAGGCGCTCATCAAGGCGCTCAACACGCGACTGCAAACGCTAAGACCTGCGCGAGACCAGGCGTTCGTCGTCGAACGTTCAGGCTGGCGTTTTGCAGACTCGCTCTATCGCCTGTCGCCGTGGGCAATGACGAGCGTCGCTGGCGCGGTAGCGGTTGCCGTATGGCTCGCGTGGAACGCGACGCTCG belongs to Paraburkholderia sp. SOS3 and includes:
- the tssC gene encoding type VI secretion system contractile sheath large subunit, whose translation is MNQQNETRHGATETVVLEGSHFDPSAASDSLYASLCSKINLKPVSEARPLEAFRDSDMLSEASADERIARGMSAFLDLISNASHPVDRLDKSLLDFHIGQIDRKISRQLDAVMHHPDFQALEGRWRGLKMLVSRTDFRKNAKIEVLDVSKDALTRDFEDTPELIQSGLYRLTYIEEYDTPGGQPVSAMISDFEFANSPQDVALLRNISKVAAAAHMPFIGSVGPAFFGKRTMEEVAAIQDIGNYFDRAEYIKWKSFRNTDDARYVGLTMPRVLGRLPYGKDTTPVRTFNYEEAVKGPDHDRYLWVNASFAFAVNMVRSFVNNGWCVQIRGPQAGGKVEDLPVHLYDLGTGSQPKIPTEVLIPETREFEFADLGFIPLSFYKNHDFACFFSANSAQRPAIYETKEATANSRINARLPYIFLLSRIAHYLKLIQRENIGTTKDRRLLELELNNWVKGLVTEMKDPGDELQASHPLREATVTVEDIEDNPGFFRIKLFIVPHFQVEGMDIGLSLVSQMPKAKN
- the tssB gene encoding type VI secretion system contractile sheath small subunit, which gives rise to MDSFQREIPKSRVSITLDLHTGGARKKVELPLKLLVAGDFSAGREQAPLAERKKVNIDKNNFDAVLADYAPDLKTAAPNTLADDGSELPVHLAFRSMRDFEPEQVARRIPELQALLAMRNLLRDLKSNLLDNGTFRREFEKILKDRHLSERLRHELAQIGSAATQQEAHA
- the tssK gene encoding type VI secretion system baseplate subunit TssK, giving the protein MRIDKPLWHEGLILTQQHFQQHERWAEFSLRQVTTASLVQPWGTLGVHIDEEALSASRLKLTQLKLRFPDGTPFDSTVADALPPARNLSQGLPVDLQSVVVLAALPLANANGNNCRFDEDSLARPRRAFREFVQVADLNGTGEAEIAAERHAVRLLFDFEPNEDDTVCAIARLTRSSSGEFKLDHRYVPPCLTLASHPLHIERINRLADILLAKSVALGARRGERIEQVTEYGVADVQLFWLLHCIHTAWPQLQFFASHPSQPPERLYTVLAQLTAALMTFSTGAQLTDIPTYDHAHAGDVFARLETKIRELLDAIIPSRVVSIALTQKSATTWTGLFADERIATGTADWYLSVSASLSPFELVEQFARLCKIGAPDDVRQIVNSALTGIPLKPVQRVPSAIPVRLDNHYFALDADDPAHARMLAARACQIYLPASIPDATLQLHAVLRS
- a CDS encoding DotU family type IV/VI secretion system protein — its product is MRGLLRDTALAVTQLSANQTPTTYRLLRDRAGELVTQFAAALERHGYPRDVREDAVIAQCGLLDETALRHLSGDDLSQWDAHPLQIVHTGRHDAGESVFERLEQRMIEASPNVDLLEYYESILALGFVGRYASLSWNTPEGDGAAKREALIKALNTRLQTLRPARDQAFVVERSGWRFADSLYRLSPWAMTSVAGAVAVAVWLAWNATLDAQVAHLASQAVRP